From Pararhizobium sp. A13:
CTGCGAAGCCGTGGGCAAGGTTACCGCAGCCGAGAACCGAGCGATGCACACCCTTCGCTGCCGCGTTGCGCACGCGATCGAGATAGGGTTCGCGGAAGGGTTTCGAACGCTCGACAATGCGGGCGGTGATGGCGGCAATGCGGGAATCAGCGGACATGGCAATCCTGTTCCGGAGTCCTTACGACTCCTCTAGTCAGCATGGTTGCGGTCATCCGGGTCTTGGGACCCCGGATCGTGCGTCAGAGCCGAATGATTTCAGGTCGATCGACCTAAAATCTGAATCCGCCTCTACATCAAAGAGTTAGAGCATGATGTCGTCCGAAAACCGCTTACACTTTTCGGCATCATGCTCTAGGGTGCCCAGTAAATCTGAAGCGGAGACGAGGCCCGGCGCAACATCGCCCGGATCGGCATCTCCGCCTCGTCGCCGGGCGCTTCTGCCTTGGCAAGAACTTCCCTCTTGCCGTTGCCTTCGATATGGAGCACCAGAAAACGGGCGTCCTGAAGGCTGGAGAATGTGAAGGTCAGACGCGGCTCGCCCGCACCTTCGGCTTCCATCGTCATCACGCCGCGCGGCGTGGCGGGGTCGAGCGCCTCTGCAAGGCGCGAACCGCCGGGAAAGAAGGACGCGGTGTGACCATCGCCACCCATGCCGAGAATGACGACATCGAAAGGACCGCCGATACCGGCCGTCTGCGTCGAGGCAACCGCAGCCGCTTCTTCGGCGGTCGACGCAGGATAGTAGAGCGGTTCAAGCTTGGCCGCCGTGGCTGCGTTGACCAGGAGGTTTTCGCGAACCAGCTTCTCATTCGACCGGTCGCTGAAGGGATCGACGAAACGTTCGTCCACCAGCGTCACTGTTACCTTGGACCAGTCGATCGCCTTGCCGGACAGGGCCTTGAAGAAGGCCTTCGGGGTCGAGCCGCCCGAGACGGCGATGCGGGCTTGCCCGCGCGCAGCGACGGCCGCGGACAGGGCCGATGCCACCGCGCCGGCCAGCCCTTCGGCAAGTGCCGCGCCGCTATCGAAAACATGCATCGCAGCCGTCATTTCATGGCCCTCAGATCACTTCATGCCAGGTGCGGCCATCGCGCTCGATCAGCGCGATCGCCTGGCTCGGGCCCCAGGTGCCGGCCGTATAGGCCTGAACCTGCTGGCCGACGGCTTCCCACGCCTTGAGGATCGGATCGACCCACCGCCAAGCGGCCTCGACCTCGTCGCGGCGCATGAACAGCGTCTGGTTGTTGCGCACCACATCGAGCAACAGGCGCTCGTAAGCATCGGCGCTGCGGGCATTGAAGGCTTCAGCGAAGGTCATGTCGAGCGAAACGTTGCGCAGGCGCATGCCGCCCGGGCCTGGGTCCTTGATCATCAGCGACTGCTTGACGCCTTCGTCCGGCTGCAGCCGGATGATCAACTGGTTGGCAGCGATGCGGCCCGCTGCCTCGTCGAAGATCGAGTGCGGGATAGGCTTGAAGGTGATGACGATTTCCGACATGCGGCCCGCCATGCGCTTGCCCGTGCGGATGTAGAAGGGAACGCCGGCCCACCGCCAATTATCGACCTCTGCCTTGATGGCGACAAAGGTCTCCGTGTTGGAGACACCGCCTTCAAGCTCCTCGAGATAACCCCTGACCGCACCGCCGGCGGAAGCGCCCGCCTTGTACTGGCCGCGCACGGTCAGTTTCTCGACGTTGCCGGGGGTGATCGGCTTCAGCGCGCGCAGCACCTTCAGCTTTTCGTCGCGCACGGCTTCCGCATTCATCGACGGCGGCACTTCCATGGCGACAAGGCAGAGAAGCTGCAGGATATGGTTCTGCACCATGTCGCGCAGCGCGCCGGCCTTGTCGTAATAGCCTGCGCGGCTCTCAAGGCCGACGGATTCGGCAACCGTAATCTGGATGTGGTCGATATAGGAGGAGTTCCACAGCGGCTCATAAAGCGTGTTGGCAAAGCGCAGCGCCATCAGGTTCTGCACGGTTTCCTTGCCGAGATAGTGATCGATACGGAAGATCTGCTCTTCCTTGAACACCTTGCCTATCGTGTCGTTGAGTTCGAGCGCCGAGGCAAGGTCTCGGCCGATCGGCTTTTCGACGACGATC
This genomic window contains:
- the pgl gene encoding 6-phosphogluconolactonase; the encoded protein is MTAAMHVFDSGAALAEGLAGAVASALSAAVAARGQARIAVSGGSTPKAFFKALSGKAIDWSKVTVTLVDERFVDPFSDRSNEKLVRENLLVNAATAAKLEPLYYPASTAEEAAAVASTQTAGIGGPFDVVILGMGGDGHTASFFPGGSRLAEALDPATPRGVMTMEAEGAGEPRLTFTFSSLQDARFLVLHIEGNGKREVLAKAEAPGDEAEMPIRAMLRRASSPLQIYWAP
- the zwf gene encoding glucose-6-phosphate dehydrogenase, with the protein product MSSQIIPVEPFDYVVFGGTGDLAERKLLPALYHRQLDGQLSDPTRVIGASRSVLSHEEYRKFAQDALREHLKQGEYDEAQVKIFTDRLFYVPVDAKSDSGWDQLKHLLDEGKDRVRAFYLAVAPAIFGDISEKIRDHKLITKMTRIVVEKPIGRDLASALELNDTIGKVFKEEQIFRIDHYLGKETVQNLMALRFANTLYEPLWNSSYIDHIQITVAESVGLESRAGYYDKAGALRDMVQNHILQLLCLVAMEVPPSMNAEAVRDEKLKVLRALKPITPGNVEKLTVRGQYKAGASAGGAVRGYLEELEGGVSNTETFVAIKAEVDNWRWAGVPFYIRTGKRMAGRMSEIVITFKPIPHSIFDEAAGRIAANQLIIRLQPDEGVKQSLMIKDPGPGGMRLRNVSLDMTFAEAFNARSADAYERLLLDVVRNNQTLFMRRDEVEAAWRWVDPILKAWEAVGQQVQAYTAGTWGPSQAIALIERDGRTWHEVI